A stretch of Nonomuraea africana DNA encodes these proteins:
- a CDS encoding GMC family oxidoreductase, translated as MEYDFVIVGAGSAGCVLANRLTSDPSVTVALVEAGGQDDKLEIRMPVAFAKLFRTDYDWNYSTAKQRELAGRELYWPRGRVVGGSSSLNAQMWVRGHRRDYDQWEIPGWSYDEVLPYFQRAERRTGGNTGGVYGEAGPLHISELRSPNPVTSAFLRACEELGLHRLPELNGPTNEGYSPTPVTQRRGRRWSAADAYLRPALRRPNLTLFTGAQVERVVFEGGRAVGVERAGGAQIRARREVVLSAGAIGSPYLLLRSGVGDAEELRQAGVPVVHELPEVGRNLQDHLASAVYMSCPRPVTLTKQAETLGNLLRYLVLGKGMLTTNVGEAVAFVRSSEEEPAPDIELVFAPGFFFEHGLTPPTEHGLTIGAVLLQPESRGRIGLNGRDVVIDPGYLTAGDDLRRLVAGLRLARRLFATAALGPYATAPMAPYQGQESDEELERWVRERAETLYHPVGTCRMGVDAESVVDPELRVRGVEGLRVADVSIMPTLNRGHTHAPAIMIGEKAAAMLVRERRGPLT; from the coding sequence GTGGAGTATGACTTCGTGATCGTCGGTGCGGGCTCGGCCGGTTGCGTGCTGGCCAACAGGCTCACCAGTGACCCCTCCGTGACAGTAGCGCTGGTCGAGGCGGGCGGGCAGGACGACAAGCTGGAGATCCGGATGCCTGTCGCCTTCGCCAAGCTCTTCAGGACCGACTACGACTGGAACTACTCCACCGCCAAGCAGCGGGAGCTGGCGGGGCGCGAGCTCTACTGGCCGCGCGGCAGGGTGGTCGGCGGCTCCTCCTCGCTCAACGCCCAGATGTGGGTGCGCGGCCACCGGCGCGACTACGACCAGTGGGAGATCCCCGGCTGGTCCTACGACGAGGTCCTGCCGTACTTCCAGCGGGCCGAGCGCCGCACCGGCGGCAACACGGGCGGTGTGTACGGCGAGGCGGGCCCGCTCCACATCTCCGAGCTGCGCAGCCCCAACCCGGTCACGTCCGCCTTCCTGCGCGCCTGCGAGGAGCTCGGCCTGCACCGGCTCCCCGAGCTGAACGGCCCCACCAACGAGGGCTACAGCCCCACGCCCGTCACCCAGCGGCGCGGCCGCAGGTGGAGCGCGGCCGACGCCTACCTGCGGCCCGCGCTCAGGCGTCCCAACCTGACGCTCTTCACCGGCGCGCAGGTCGAGCGCGTGGTGTTCGAGGGCGGGCGGGCCGTCGGCGTCGAGCGCGCCGGCGGCGCCCAGATCAGGGCCAGGCGCGAGGTCGTCCTGTCGGCGGGGGCGATCGGCTCGCCGTACCTGCTGCTGCGCTCGGGGGTCGGCGACGCCGAGGAGCTGCGCCAGGCGGGTGTGCCGGTCGTCCACGAGCTGCCCGAGGTCGGCAGGAACCTGCAGGACCATCTCGCCTCCGCCGTCTACATGAGCTGCCCCCGGCCCGTCACGCTCACCAAGCAGGCCGAGACGCTCGGCAACCTCCTGCGCTACCTGGTGCTGGGCAAGGGCATGCTGACCACGAACGTGGGGGAGGCGGTCGCCTTCGTCAGGTCCTCCGAGGAGGAGCCCGCGCCCGACATCGAGCTGGTCTTCGCCCCCGGCTTCTTCTTCGAGCACGGGCTCACCCCTCCCACCGAGCACGGGCTGACGATCGGCGCGGTGCTGCTGCAGCCCGAGAGCAGGGGCAGGATCGGGCTGAACGGGCGCGACGTGGTCATCGACCCGGGCTACCTGACGGCGGGCGACGACCTGCGCAGGCTGGTGGCGGGGCTGCGGTTGGCCAGGCGGCTGTTCGCGACGGCCGCGCTCGGGCCGTACGCCACGGCTCCGATGGCCCCCTACCAGGGGCAGGAGAGCGACGAGGAGCTGGAGCGGTGGGTGCGCGAGCGCGCCGAGACCCTCTACCACCCGGTGGGCACCTGCCGGATGGGCGTCGACGCGGAGTCGGTGGTGGACCCCGAGCTGAGGGTGCGCGGCGTGGAGGGGCTGCGGGTGGCCGACGTGTCGATCATGCCGACGCTCAACAGGGGGCACACGCACGCGCCCGCCATCATGATCGGCGAGAAGGCCGCGGCGATGCTCGTCCGAGAGCGGCGTGGACCCTTGACGTAA
- a CDS encoding cytochrome P450: MDIDLSQIPFWGLPQAERMDAFRRLRELDGPVFVKENVVPFIGAGEGYYALVRHADVTEASRNAVVFSSEPCSNSIPDMPRWLAVYFGSMINMDDPRHARLRRIVSRAFTPRILAKMEDDLAVAAAEIVDQAIKEGPGDFVQQIAAKLPVRVICDMMGIPPKFHDMVLRRTNVILGNADPEYTGIRPDLNRWNVAKGLGKLLHAGHSLNRLAASLGDERRKRPTGDLVSLLVNGEERLTSQELGSFFILLVVAGSETTRNAIAYGLKLFTDHPEQREHLLADFDGRIVKACDEIVRYSTPVIQFRRTVTQDHGMYRKGDKVLLFYNSANRDEAVFTDPDAFDITRDPNPHVGFGGPGPHYCLGAHLARREMTVMFRELFTRLPQIRSVGEPDFLLSNFINGVKRLRYAH, encoded by the coding sequence ATGGACATCGATCTGTCGCAGATCCCGTTCTGGGGGCTCCCGCAGGCCGAGCGGATGGACGCGTTCAGGCGACTGCGCGAGCTCGACGGACCGGTGTTCGTCAAGGAGAACGTGGTGCCCTTCATCGGCGCGGGCGAGGGGTACTACGCCCTGGTCAGGCACGCCGACGTCACAGAGGCCAGCCGCAACGCCGTCGTCTTCAGCAGCGAGCCGTGCTCCAACAGCATCCCCGACATGCCGCGCTGGCTGGCGGTCTACTTCGGCTCGATGATCAACATGGACGACCCCAGGCACGCCCGGCTGCGCCGGATCGTCTCCAGGGCCTTCACGCCGCGCATCCTGGCCAAGATGGAGGACGACCTGGCCGTCGCGGCGGCCGAGATCGTGGACCAGGCGATCAAGGAGGGCCCGGGCGACTTCGTCCAGCAGATCGCCGCAAAACTCCCCGTCCGTGTCATCTGCGACATGATGGGCATTCCGCCGAAATTTCATGACATGGTGCTGCGGCGTACCAACGTGATCCTCGGCAACGCCGACCCCGAGTACACCGGCATCAGGCCCGACCTCAACCGGTGGAACGTCGCCAAGGGCCTCGGCAAGCTCCTGCACGCGGGCCACTCGCTCAACAGGCTGGCCGCCAGCCTCGGCGACGAACGGCGCAAGCGGCCCACGGGCGACCTGGTCAGCCTGCTGGTCAACGGCGAGGAGCGGCTCACCTCGCAGGAGCTCGGCTCCTTCTTCATCCTGCTGGTCGTGGCCGGCAGCGAGACCACCCGCAACGCGATCGCCTACGGGCTCAAGCTCTTCACCGACCACCCCGAGCAGCGTGAGCACCTCCTGGCCGACTTCGACGGGCGCATCGTCAAGGCGTGCGACGAGATCGTGCGCTACTCCACCCCGGTGATCCAGTTCCGCAGGACGGTCACCCAGGACCACGGGATGTACCGGAAGGGCGACAAGGTGCTGCTCTTCTACAACTCCGCCAACAGGGACGAGGCGGTCTTCACCGACCCCGACGCCTTCGACATCACCCGCGACCCCAACCCGCACGTCGGCTTCGGCGGCCCGGGACCGCACTACTGCCTCGGCGCCCACCTGGCGCGCAGGGAGATGACGGTGATGTTCCGCGAACTGTTCACCAGACTGCCGCAGATCCGCTCGGTGGGCGAGCCCGACTTCCTGCTGTCGAACTTCATCAACGGCGTCAAGCGCCTGCGCTACGCGCACTGA
- a CDS encoding alpha/beta hydrolase encodes MADLTAMEIRTTHANGVEFAYLAQGDGPLALCLHGFPDTAHTWRHLMPELAERGYRAVAPFLRGYAPTEVPADGAYEDAALVADVVALHEKLGGDENAVLIGHDWGAFPVYGTTERFRRSVAMAVPPPGALLAGFMEYEQLKRSFYIFLFQTGLAEQAAAADGFLEGLWRDWSPGYDATQDLEFVRRSLAAPANLAAAIGYYRAMLGTTPPSGRYPAPSAPSRPVLYLHGAQDGCLGEHLVKDALAHLPEGSRVERVDGAGHFLHLERPRRVNDLVLDWLRD; translated from the coding sequence GTGGCAGACTTGACCGCCATGGAGATCAGGACCACCCACGCCAACGGGGTCGAGTTCGCCTACCTGGCACAGGGCGACGGCCCCCTCGCCCTGTGCCTGCACGGCTTCCCCGACACCGCGCACACCTGGCGCCACCTGATGCCCGAACTGGCCGAGCGCGGCTACCGCGCGGTCGCGCCGTTCCTGCGCGGCTACGCGCCCACCGAGGTGCCCGCCGACGGCGCCTACGAGGACGCGGCGCTGGTCGCCGACGTCGTCGCCCTGCACGAGAAGCTCGGCGGCGACGAGAACGCGGTGCTGATCGGCCACGACTGGGGCGCCTTCCCCGTGTACGGCACGACCGAGCGCTTCCGCAGGTCCGTGGCCATGGCGGTGCCTCCCCCTGGGGCGTTGCTGGCCGGGTTCATGGAGTACGAGCAGCTCAAGCGCTCCTTCTACATCTTCCTGTTCCAGACGGGGCTGGCCGAGCAGGCCGCGGCGGCCGACGGCTTCCTCGAGGGGCTGTGGCGCGACTGGTCGCCCGGCTACGACGCCACCCAGGACCTCGAGTTCGTCAGGCGCAGCCTCGCCGCCCCCGCCAACCTCGCCGCCGCCATCGGCTACTACCGCGCCATGCTCGGCACCACCCCGCCCAGCGGCAGGTACCCCGCGCCGTCGGCGCCGTCCAGGCCGGTCCTCTACCTGCACGGCGCCCAGGACGGCTGCCTGGGCGAGCACCTGGTCAAGGACGCGCTCGCCCACCTGCCCGAGGGCTCGAGGGTCGAGCGCGTCGACGGCGCCGGTCACTTCCTGCACCTCGAACGGCCCCGCAGGGTCAACGACCTGGTCCTCGACTGGCTGCGCGACTGA
- a CDS encoding methyltransferase domain-containing protein, whose translation MHTLLVARTVRGLEPLVAEEVGHTVRRRHREVWFERESPDPGVLDLRTADDVLLPAAVGYGIGQARAALGRLRTLAADVDVRAMAELKAAFGGSPLVKGVDVSASFLGRRAYNRYDLEDAVGDELAARLGVPYHSRRHGPPPPATLSWRVSVEGEEAAIGLRIADRPLHRRPYKTRTVPGTLHPPVAAAMARLAGLGAARTVLDPCCGAGTTLIEARACAPLLRYLGTDLSPSAITSAARNAGQDAAENAGGGAAENAGENAAGDVGEGGIGWAVADAGRLPLPSGGVDRILVNPPWERQVAAGGLFGRFWREARRVLAERGRVVALLPHPVEPPGFELTDAVGVRLMGRPAVIAVLSRAASRGPGR comes from the coding sequence GTGCATACGCTCCTGGTGGCCAGGACCGTGCGCGGCCTGGAGCCGCTGGTGGCCGAGGAGGTCGGCCACACCGTACGGCGGCGGCACCGCGAGGTGTGGTTCGAACGGGAGAGTCCCGATCCCGGCGTCCTGGATCTGCGGACGGCCGACGACGTGCTGCTGCCCGCGGCCGTCGGGTACGGGATCGGGCAGGCCAGGGCCGCCCTCGGCCGGCTGAGGACGCTCGCGGCCGACGTGGACGTCAGGGCCATGGCCGAGCTGAAGGCGGCCTTCGGCGGCTCTCCGCTGGTCAAGGGGGTGGACGTGTCCGCCTCCTTCCTCGGCCGCCGCGCCTACAACCGCTACGACCTGGAGGACGCGGTGGGCGATGAGCTCGCCGCGCGGCTGGGCGTGCCGTACCACTCGAGAAGGCACGGCCCGCCGCCGCCTGCCACGCTGTCGTGGCGGGTCAGCGTGGAGGGCGAGGAGGCGGCCATCGGGCTGCGGATCGCCGACCGGCCGCTGCACCGCAGGCCGTACAAGACGAGGACGGTGCCGGGCACGCTGCACCCGCCGGTCGCCGCCGCGATGGCCAGGCTGGCGGGGCTCGGCGCGGCGCGCACGGTGCTCGACCCGTGCTGCGGGGCGGGCACCACGCTCATCGAGGCGCGCGCGTGCGCGCCCCTGCTCCGCTACCTGGGCACGGACCTCAGCCCCTCGGCGATCACGTCCGCCGCGCGGAACGCGGGCCAGGACGCCGCTGAGAACGCTGGCGGGGGCGCAGCTGAGAACGCGGGCGAGAACGCCGCCGGGGACGTGGGCGAGGGCGGGATCGGCTGGGCGGTCGCCGACGCCGGGCGGCTGCCGCTGCCGTCGGGGGGCGTCGACCGGATCCTGGTCAACCCGCCCTGGGAGCGTCAGGTCGCCGCGGGCGGGCTGTTCGGCCGGTTCTGGAGGGAGGCGCGGCGGGTGCTGGCCGAGCGGGGCAGGGTGGTGGCGCTGCTGCCGCACCCCGTGGAGCCGCCCGGCTTCGAGCTGACCGACGCCGTCGGGGTGCGCCTCATGGGCCGGCCCGCCGTGATCGCGGTTCTCAGTCGCGCAGCCAGTCGAGGACCAGGTCGTTGA
- a CDS encoding beta-ketoacyl-[acyl-carrier-protein] synthase family protein produces the protein MRSDVVITGLGATTPLGGDVARSWAGLLAGRSGVRPTEWDLPVRMAALLTDDPAEILGRPLARRLDRCEQVALVAAREAWADAGAPEVDPVRLAVVIGTGTGGALTMLGQDDVLEKEGVRRVSPHTVPMLMANGPAAWVSIELGAEGGAHAPVSACASGSEAIALGLDLIRLGRADVVVAGGAEACVHPLTLAGFSQARALSRRNDEPTRASRPFDVARDGFVMGEGAGLVVLERAEFAAARGARVLARLGGAGITSNAVHITASGLEGQARAVTIALREAGLSPEDVGHVSAHATSTPDGDVVEAAAIVKTVGAHPPVTAIKSMLGHLCGAAGGVAAVAAVRSLMDGRIPATVNLDSQDPAVGLDIVTGSPRPLPPGAVLVNAFGFGGHNVSLVLGR, from the coding sequence ATGAGATCTGACGTGGTGATCACCGGGCTCGGCGCGACCACTCCCCTCGGCGGCGACGTGGCGCGGTCATGGGCGGGGCTGCTGGCGGGCAGGTCGGGGGTGCGGCCGACGGAATGGGACCTGCCCGTGCGGATGGCCGCGCTGCTGACCGACGACCCCGCGGAGATCCTCGGCAGGCCGCTGGCCCGCCGTCTCGACCGCTGCGAGCAGGTGGCGCTGGTGGCCGCGCGGGAAGCGTGGGCCGACGCGGGCGCGCCCGAGGTCGATCCCGTACGGCTGGCCGTGGTGATCGGCACCGGCACCGGCGGCGCGCTGACCATGCTCGGCCAGGACGACGTCCTGGAGAAGGAGGGCGTGCGCAGGGTCTCGCCCCACACGGTGCCGATGCTGATGGCCAACGGGCCCGCCGCCTGGGTGAGCATCGAGCTGGGCGCGGAGGGCGGCGCGCACGCCCCCGTCAGCGCGTGCGCGTCGGGCTCGGAGGCGATCGCGCTGGGGCTCGACCTGATCAGGCTGGGCCGGGCGGACGTGGTGGTCGCGGGCGGCGCCGAGGCGTGCGTGCACCCGCTCACGCTGGCGGGCTTCTCCCAGGCCAGGGCGCTGTCCAGGCGCAACGACGAGCCCACGCGGGCCTCGCGGCCGTTCGACGTGGCCCGTGACGGGTTCGTCATGGGCGAGGGCGCGGGCCTGGTGGTGCTGGAGCGGGCCGAGTTCGCCGCGGCGCGCGGAGCCAGGGTGCTGGCGCGGCTGGGCGGCGCGGGGATCACCTCGAACGCCGTCCACATCACCGCCTCCGGCCTGGAGGGCCAGGCCCGCGCGGTCACGATCGCGCTGCGGGAGGCGGGGCTCTCCCCCGAGGACGTCGGCCACGTCAGCGCGCACGCCACCTCCACGCCCGACGGGGACGTGGTCGAGGCGGCGGCGATCGTCAAGACGGTCGGCGCGCACCCGCCGGTGACCGCGATCAAGTCGATGCTCGGTCACCTGTGCGGGGCGGCGGGCGGCGTGGCCGCGGTCGCGGCGGTGCGCTCCCTCATGGACGGACGCATCCCCGCCACCGTCAACCTCGACTCCCAGGACCCCGCGGTCGGGCTCGACATCGTGACCGGGTCCCCGCGCCCGCTGCCCCCGGGCGCGGTGCTCGTCAACGCGTTCGGGTTCGGCGGGCACAACGTCTCTCTCGTCCTCGGCAGGTGA
- a CDS encoding cytochrome P450 has product MTLVDFDLSDQAFWALPMAEREAAFARLRALDEPVFFEEMDVSFAPKGPGYHALVRHADILEASRNPSVFSSGQGGATNIPDMPPEFTEYFGSMINMDDPRHARLRRIVSRAFTPKMIKQFEADVESAAARIVDDLLAKGPGCDFVTEVAARLPLKIICDMMGIPEKDYRFVFDRSNFILGGFDPEYTGGDVTDIAGRLLNAGLELQQLVQDLAAYRAEHPTADLTSSLVNANLEGERLTMQELGSFFILLVVAGNETTRNAISYGLRLLTKNPSQRALLLSDPEAHLPGAVEEIVRLASPVNFMRRKVTRDFEMNGHLYRQGEKAVLFYWSANRDAAVFDDPDTFDITRNPNPHVGYGGPGPHFCLGAHLARREITVMFRELLSRVPGIEGGKPDRLHSSFINGIKHMECTF; this is encoded by the coding sequence ATGACGCTCGTGGACTTCGACCTGTCGGATCAGGCCTTCTGGGCGCTGCCCATGGCCGAGCGCGAGGCCGCGTTCGCCCGGTTGCGCGCGCTCGACGAGCCCGTCTTCTTCGAGGAGATGGACGTCTCCTTCGCCCCGAAGGGGCCCGGCTACCACGCGTTGGTCCGGCACGCCGACATCCTCGAGGCCAGCCGCAACCCGTCGGTCTTCAGCTCGGGGCAGGGCGGCGCGACCAACATCCCCGACATGCCGCCCGAGTTCACCGAGTACTTCGGCTCGATGATCAACATGGACGACCCGCGCCACGCGAGGCTCCGCAGGATCGTCTCGCGCGCCTTCACACCCAAGATGATCAAGCAGTTCGAGGCGGACGTGGAGTCCGCCGCCGCGCGCATCGTCGACGACCTGCTGGCCAAGGGGCCCGGCTGCGACTTCGTCACCGAGGTGGCCGCCAGGCTGCCCCTGAAGATCATCTGCGACATGATGGGCATCCCCGAGAAGGACTACCGGTTCGTCTTCGACCGCTCGAACTTCATCCTCGGCGGCTTCGACCCCGAATACACCGGCGGCGACGTCACCGACATCGCCGGACGCCTGCTCAACGCGGGCCTAGAGCTCCAGCAGCTGGTCCAGGACCTGGCGGCCTACCGCGCCGAGCACCCCACCGCCGACCTCACCTCCTCGCTCGTCAACGCCAACCTCGAGGGCGAGCGGCTCACCATGCAGGAGCTCGGCTCCTTCTTCATCCTCCTCGTGGTGGCCGGCAACGAGACCACCCGCAACGCCATCTCCTACGGCCTGCGCCTGCTCACCAAGAACCCCTCCCAGCGGGCGCTGCTGCTGTCGGACCCGGAGGCTCACCTGCCGGGCGCGGTGGAGGAGATCGTCCGGCTGGCCTCGCCCGTCAACTTCATGCGCCGCAAGGTCACCCGCGACTTCGAGATGAACGGTCACCTCTACCGCCAGGGCGAGAAGGCGGTGCTGTTCTACTGGTCGGCCAACAGGGACGCCGCGGTCTTCGACGACCCCGACACCTTCGACATCACCCGCAACCCCAACCCGCACGTGGGGTACGGCGGGCCCGGCCCGCACTTCTGCCTGGGCGCGCACCTGGCCCGCAGGGAGATCACGGTGATGTTCCGCGAGCTGCTGAGCCGCGTGCCGGGCATCGAGGGCGGCAAGCCCGACCGGCTGCACTCCAGCTTCATCAACGGGATCAAGCACATGGAGTGCACCTTCTGA
- the leuS gene encoding leucine--tRNA ligase, which yields MGQSQPKDIAVSEYDPQALQAKWQQRWEEQDPFRASEDAADTRERRYMLDMFPYPSGDLHMGHGEVFAIGDVVARYWFQKGYNVLHPIGWDSFGLPAENAAIKRNAHPAEWTYANIETQATSFRRYGISFDWSRRLHTSDPEYYRWNQWLFIRFFERGLAYRKGGLVNWCPNDQTVLANEQVVAGKCERCGAEVVRRELTQWYFKITDYADRLLDDMAGLEGGWPERVLTMQRNWIGRSTGADVKFEIEGRDEPVTVYTTRPDTLYGATFFVVAVDAALADEIVTDEHRAAFEAYRAEVAKLSDIERLSLEKEKTGVSLGRHAINPVNGERIPVWAADYVLSDYGHGAIMAVPAHDQRDLDFARTFDLPVRVVVHTGLADPGETGVATPGEGKLVNSGPLDGLTKTEAIAKIIDVLEERGTGVATVNYRLRDWLLSRQRFWGTPIPIIHCPDCGEVPVPDEQLPVTLPDLRGEALSPKGVSPLASATDWVNVECPKCGGAAKRDTDTMDTFVDSSWYYLRYTDPGYTDGPFDVEKVRQWGPVDQYVGGVEHAVLHLLYSRFFTKVLHDMGMVDFTEPFLRLLNQGQVINGGKAMSKSLGNGVDLGEQIDSFGVDAVRLTMVFAGPPEDDIDWADVSPAASQKFLARVFRVFNEVASEPGVPFADGDLELRKFTHRTIDEVTKLVESHKFNVAVARMMELTSAIRKAIDSGPGAADPAVREGAEALAVMLSLVAPYTTAEGWERLGRTGSVAHAGWPVAEPALLVQDSVTCVVQVAGKVRDRLEVSPDISDTDLRALALASEKVRAHLSGDPRKVIVRAPKLVNIVP from the coding sequence ATGGGTCAGAGTCAACCGAAGGACATCGCCGTGAGTGAGTACGATCCGCAGGCGCTGCAGGCCAAGTGGCAGCAGCGATGGGAGGAGCAGGACCCCTTCCGGGCGAGCGAGGACGCCGCCGACACCCGGGAGCGGCGCTACATGCTCGACATGTTCCCCTACCCCTCGGGCGACCTGCACATGGGACACGGCGAGGTGTTCGCCATCGGCGACGTCGTCGCGCGCTACTGGTTCCAGAAGGGCTACAACGTCCTGCACCCGATCGGCTGGGACTCCTTCGGCCTGCCCGCCGAGAACGCCGCGATCAAGCGCAACGCGCACCCGGCCGAGTGGACCTACGCCAACATCGAGACGCAGGCCACCTCCTTCAGGCGTTACGGGATCTCCTTCGACTGGTCGCGCCGCCTGCACACCAGCGACCCCGAGTACTACCGCTGGAACCAGTGGCTGTTCATTCGCTTCTTCGAGCGCGGCCTGGCCTACCGCAAGGGCGGCCTGGTCAACTGGTGCCCCAACGACCAGACCGTGCTGGCCAACGAGCAGGTCGTCGCGGGCAAGTGCGAGCGCTGCGGCGCCGAGGTCGTGCGCCGCGAGCTGACCCAGTGGTACTTCAAGATCACTGACTACGCCGACCGGCTGCTGGACGACATGGCAGGGCTGGAGGGCGGCTGGCCCGAGCGCGTGCTGACCATGCAGCGCAACTGGATCGGCCGCTCCACCGGCGCCGACGTGAAGTTCGAGATCGAGGGCCGCGACGAGCCGGTCACGGTCTACACCACCCGCCCTGACACCCTGTACGGCGCGACCTTCTTCGTCGTCGCGGTCGACGCGGCGCTGGCCGACGAGATCGTCACCGACGAGCACCGGGCGGCCTTCGAGGCCTACCGCGCCGAGGTCGCGAAGCTGAGCGACATCGAGCGGCTGTCCCTGGAGAAGGAGAAGACCGGCGTCTCCCTGGGCCGCCACGCGATCAACCCGGTCAACGGCGAGCGCATCCCGGTCTGGGCCGCCGACTACGTGCTGTCCGACTACGGCCACGGCGCGATCATGGCCGTGCCCGCGCACGACCAGCGCGACCTCGACTTCGCCCGCACCTTCGACCTGCCGGTCAGGGTCGTCGTCCACACCGGCCTGGCCGACCCCGGCGAGACCGGCGTCGCCACCCCCGGCGAGGGCAAGCTGGTCAACTCCGGGCCGCTGGACGGCCTGACCAAGACCGAGGCGATCGCGAAGATCATCGACGTGCTGGAGGAGCGCGGCACGGGCGTCGCGACCGTCAACTACCGCCTGCGCGACTGGCTGCTGTCCCGCCAGCGCTTCTGGGGCACGCCGATCCCGATCATCCACTGCCCCGACTGCGGCGAGGTGCCCGTCCCCGACGAGCAGCTGCCCGTCACGCTGCCCGACCTGCGCGGCGAGGCGCTGTCGCCCAAGGGCGTCTCCCCGCTGGCCAGCGCCACCGACTGGGTGAACGTCGAGTGCCCCAAGTGCGGCGGCGCCGCCAAGCGCGACACCGACACCATGGACACCTTCGTCGACAGCTCCTGGTACTACCTGCGCTACACCGACCCCGGCTACACCGACGGCCCGTTCGACGTGGAGAAGGTCCGCCAGTGGGGCCCGGTCGACCAGTACGTCGGCGGCGTCGAGCACGCGGTGCTGCACCTGCTGTACTCCAGGTTCTTCACCAAGGTGCTGCACGACATGGGCATGGTCGACTTCACCGAGCCGTTCCTGCGCCTGCTGAACCAGGGCCAGGTCATCAACGGCGGCAAGGCGATGTCGAAGTCGCTGGGCAACGGCGTCGACCTGGGCGAGCAGATCGACTCCTTCGGCGTCGACGCGGTACGGCTGACCATGGTCTTCGCCGGCCCGCCCGAGGACGACATCGACTGGGCCGACGTCTCGCCCGCCGCCTCGCAGAAGTTCCTGGCCAGGGTCTTCCGCGTGTTCAACGAGGTGGCCAGCGAGCCCGGCGTCCCCTTCGCCGACGGCGACCTGGAGCTGCGCAAGTTCACGCACAGGACCATCGACGAGGTCACCAAGCTGGTCGAGTCGCACAAGTTCAACGTCGCGGTGGCCCGCATGATGGAGCTGACCTCGGCGATCCGCAAGGCGATCGACTCCGGGCCTGGCGCCGCCGACCCTGCCGTGCGTGAGGGCGCCGAGGCGCTGGCGGTCATGCTGTCGCTGGTCGCGCCGTACACCACGGCCGAAGGCTGGGAGCGCCTGGGCCGCACCGGCTCGGTCGCCCACGCGGGCTGGCCGGTCGCCGAGCCCGCGCTGCTGGTGCAGGACTCCGTGACCTGCGTGGTGCAGGTGGCGGGCAAGGTGCGCGACAGGCTGGAGGTCTCGCCCGACATCTCCGACACCGACCTGCGCGCGCTGGCGCTGGCCTCCGAGAAGGTGCGCGCGCACCTGTCCGGCGACCCGCGCAAGGTGATCGTCCGCGCGCCGAAGCTGGTCAACATCGTTCCCTAG
- a CDS encoding DUF1697 domain-containing protein, translating into MRYVALLRGINVNPGTQIDMADLRGLLEGLGYTAVRTHLRSGNAVFTAERQPREQIEQAIRDRLRLPVAVMVRTADELRAVVEHNPLEVREPAKFGVVFLAAPPDREELEAIDPAAYAPEVMRLGERELYIDFPNGLARPKLPPLLEKRSKNAGTMRNWNTVTKLLELVETP; encoded by the coding sequence ATGCGATACGTGGCGCTCCTGCGCGGGATCAACGTCAATCCCGGCACCCAGATCGACATGGCCGACCTGCGCGGCCTGCTCGAAGGGCTCGGCTACACCGCCGTCCGCACCCACCTGCGCAGCGGCAACGCCGTCTTCACCGCAGAACGGCAGCCAAGGGAGCAGATCGAGCAGGCCATCCGCGACAGGCTCCGCCTTCCCGTCGCGGTGATGGTGCGCACCGCCGACGAGCTGCGGGCGGTGGTCGAGCACAACCCGCTCGAGGTGCGCGAGCCGGCCAAGTTCGGGGTGGTGTTCCTGGCCGCGCCGCCCGACCGCGAGGAGCTGGAGGCGATCGACCCCGCGGCCTACGCGCCCGAGGTCATGCGGCTCGGCGAGCGGGAGCTGTACATCGACTTCCCCAACGGCCTGGCCAGGCCCAAGCTGCCGCCGCTGCTGGAGAAGAGGTCGAAGAACGCCGGCACGATGCGCAACTGGAACACCGTGACGAAGCTGCTGGAGCTGGTCGAGACCCCGTGA